The following coding sequences are from one Nonlabens arenilitoris window:
- the nrfD gene encoding NrfD/PsrC family molybdoenzyme membrane anchor subunit translates to MAHYEAPIRRALVTGDKSYSDVTRDIAAPVEGAANKQWWIVFTIALVAFLYGIGCIIYTISTGIGVWGLNKTIGWAWDITNFVWWVGIGHAGTLISAVLLLFRQKWRMAINRSAEAMTIFSVIQAGLFPIIHMGRPWLAYWVLPIPNQFGSLWVNFNSPLLWDVFAISTYLSVSLVFWWTGLLPDFAMIRDRAITPFNKKIYGILSFGWSGRAKDWQRFEEVSLVLAGLATPLVLSVHTIVSFDFATSVIPGWHTTIFPPYFVAGAVFSGFAMVNTLLIVMRKVVSLENYITIQHIELMNIVIMITGSIVGVAYITELFVAWYSGVEYEQYAFLNRATGPYAWAYWAMMTCNVFSPQFMWFKKLRTSIMFSFVISIVVNIGMWFERFVIIVTSLHRDYVPSSWTMFSPTFVDIGIFIGTIGFFFVLFLLYSRTFPVIAQAEVKSILKSSGSKYKKLREQKGTNVESDTASGDPIAHPSK, encoded by the coding sequence ATGGCTCATTACGAAGCGCCCATAAGAAGAGCTCTAGTTACAGGAGATAAGTCTTACTCAGACGTAACAAGAGATATTGCTGCACCAGTAGAAGGTGCTGCTAACAAGCAATGGTGGATTGTATTTACAATCGCTCTTGTAGCTTTTCTTTATGGAATAGGATGCATTATTTATACGATCTCCACTGGTATAGGTGTTTGGGGTCTTAACAAGACAATTGGATGGGCATGGGACATCACTAACTTCGTTTGGTGGGTTGGTATTGGTCACGCTGGAACGCTGATTTCTGCGGTACTTTTGCTTTTCCGTCAGAAATGGAGAATGGCAATTAACCGTTCTGCTGAAGCGATGACGATTTTCTCGGTAATCCAGGCAGGTTTATTTCCAATTATTCACATGGGACGTCCATGGTTAGCTTATTGGGTACTTCCTATTCCTAACCAATTTGGCTCACTATGGGTTAACTTCAACTCTCCACTACTTTGGGATGTATTTGCAATATCTACATACCTGTCAGTGTCATTAGTGTTCTGGTGGACAGGATTACTTCCTGACTTTGCAATGATAAGAGATAGGGCAATTACTCCATTTAATAAAAAGATTTACGGTATTCTATCGTTCGGTTGGTCTGGTAGAGCCAAAGACTGGCAGCGTTTTGAAGAGGTTTCTTTAGTCCTTGCAGGACTCGCTACTCCGCTTGTACTTTCTGTACATACTATTGTATCTTTTGACTTTGCTACGTCAGTAATACCAGGTTGGCACACGACTATATTTCCGCCATACTTTGTTGCAGGAGCTGTTTTTTCTGGTTTTGCGATGGTAAATACTCTTCTTATTGTGATGAGAAAAGTGGTAAGTCTTGAAAATTATATCACCATACAGCACATCGAATTAATGAATATTGTAATTATGATCACAGGTTCTATAGTTGGTGTTGCATACATCACTGAACTTTTTGTGGCATGGTACTCTGGTGTGGAGTATGAACAGTATGCATTCTTAAACAGAGCAACAGGTCCTTATGCATGGGCATATTGGGCAATGATGACCTGTAATGTGTTCTCTCCACAATTTATGTGGTTCAAAAAGTTAAGAACTAGTATCATGTTCTCTTTTGTAATTTCTATAGTAGTAAACATAGGGATGTGGTTTGAACGTTTTGTAATTATTGTTACATCTCTTCACAGAGATTATGTTCCATCATCATGGACAATGTTCTCACCTACTTTTGTCGATATAGGAATTTTCATTGGTACAATTGGTTTCTTCTTTGTATTGTTCCTTTTATATTCAAGAACATTCCCAGTGATTGCTCAGGCAGAGGTTAAGTCTATCTTAAAATCGAGTGGAAGTAAGTATAAGAAATTAAGAGAACAAAAAGGAACTAATGTTGAATCGGACACCGCATCTGGTGACCCTATTGCTCATCCTTCAAAGTAG
- a CDS encoding cytochrome c oxidase subunit II, with product MTAFLIILIAALFVIALWQISKIVQLGKSPEANGADGEIANDADNDRQGKFMLYFVIAMYVMMIACFIGYQDYFLPDAASAHGSEYDSLLLLTTVVIMIVQFLTQALLHWFSYKYRGRKGQKALFYADNDRLEFIWTAIPVVVLAGLILWGLFSWNDIMDVDKHEDPLVVEVYAYQFGWKVRYSGADNTLGDANVRFIEGANILGIDPTDADGKDDMVATELHLPVNRPVVFNFRSQDVLHSAYMPHFRAQMNVVPGMVTKFSFTPTVTSEDYKSTEFMTEKVRKINEIRRQKSKELEAAGDVALDPYEFEYYLLCNKICGASHYNMQMKIVVESEEDYNKWLETQTTFETTLANAEN from the coding sequence ATGACTGCATTTCTTATCATATTAATTGCTGCTTTGTTTGTGATTGCTTTATGGCAAATTTCAAAAATTGTACAGCTAGGAAAATCTCCTGAAGCCAATGGTGCTGATGGTGAAATTGCAAACGATGCCGATAACGATCGTCAAGGTAAATTCATGCTTTACTTTGTAATTGCTATGTACGTAATGATGATTGCTTGTTTCATCGGGTATCAAGATTATTTCTTACCAGATGCAGCATCTGCTCATGGTTCTGAGTATGATTCACTATTATTATTAACAACTGTTGTAATTATGATAGTGCAGTTTTTAACTCAAGCATTACTACATTGGTTCAGTTATAAATATCGTGGTAGAAAAGGTCAAAAAGCTTTATTCTATGCAGATAATGATCGTTTAGAATTTATATGGACTGCTATTCCAGTGGTAGTATTAGCAGGTCTCATTTTATGGGGATTATTCTCATGGAATGACATCATGGATGTTGATAAACATGAAGATCCACTAGTAGTTGAAGTGTATGCTTACCAATTTGGATGGAAAGTTAGATATAGTGGAGCTGATAATACTTTAGGAGATGCTAATGTACGTTTCATCGAAGGTGCTAATATATTAGGTATTGACCCTACAGATGCAGACGGTAAAGATGATATGGTTGCTACTGAATTACATTTACCAGTTAACAGACCTGTAGTCTTTAATTTCCGTAGTCAGGATGTTTTACACTCTGCTTATATGCCTCATTTCAGAGCGCAAATGAATGTAGTGCCTGGTATGGTTACTAAATTTAGTTTTACTCCTACAGTAACTTCTGAAGATTATAAGTCTACAGAATTTATGACTGAAAAAGTTCGTAAGATTAATGAAATTAGACGACAAAAAAGTAAAGAATTAGAGGCAGCAGGTGATGTAGCCTTAGATCCTTATGAATTTGAATACTATTTACTTTGTAACAAAATTTGTGGTGCATCACACTATAACATGCAAATGAAAATAGTAGTTGAATCTGAAGAAGATTACAACAAATGGTTAGAAACACAAACAACTTTTGAAACAACTTTAGCTAACGCTGAAAACTAA
- a CDS encoding c-type cytochrome produces MNRYFQTFIYAFASLMIISCGGDSNAVDAKSDRSVQYFPNMYESVGYETYQEGDIFEGNVEAQLPVEGTVNRGWLPYEYANTNEGYASAKAELTNPLPYTEENLATGQELYNIYCAICHGTKGDGQGHLVKTEKILGVPSYADRDISQGSIYHVMYWGINYMGSYASQTSIEERWQIAHHVDALTRELKGQDVKEFVTVQNAQEDISGTDSHAAEDHGVDMHGENAHDGDHDSQEENHSSTEGE; encoded by the coding sequence ATGAATAGATATTTTCAAACATTCATTTACGCCTTTGCTTCACTGATGATTATTTCATGTGGTGGAGATAGTAATGCAGTAGATGCTAAGTCAGATAGAAGTGTACAATACTTCCCTAATATGTATGAATCGGTAGGTTATGAAACCTATCAAGAAGGAGACATATTTGAAGGTAATGTTGAAGCTCAACTTCCTGTAGAAGGAACAGTTAATAGAGGTTGGTTACCTTATGAGTATGCAAATACTAATGAAGGTTACGCTTCCGCGAAAGCAGAATTAACCAATCCTTTACCTTATACTGAAGAAAACCTTGCTACCGGTCAGGAACTTTACAATATTTATTGTGCAATCTGTCATGGTACAAAAGGTGACGGTCAAGGACATTTAGTTAAAACTGAAAAAATATTGGGTGTACCTTCTTATGCAGATCGTGATATATCTCAAGGTTCTATTTATCATGTTATGTATTGGGGAATTAACTATATGGGTTCTTATGCTTCTCAAACTTCTATTGAAGAGAGATGGCAAATAGCTCATCATGTTGATGCGCTAACTAGAGAATTAAAAGGTCAAGATGTTAAGGAATTTGTTACTGTGCAAAATGCACAGGAAGACATCTCTGGTACAGATAGTCATGCGGCTGAAGATCATGGTGTAGACATGCACGGTGAAAATGCTCATGATGGTGACCACGATAGTCAAGAGGAAAATCATTCATCAACTGAAGGCGAGTAA
- a CDS encoding cytochrome c oxidase subunit I, protein MGQVIAAATEHGHDDGHHHHKETFVTKYIFSTDHKMIAKQYLITGLIMGAIGILMSVLMRMQIANPEQPNVIFEALLGKWAPGGVMDPNIYLALVTIHGTIMVFFVLTAGLSGTFSNFLIPLQIGARDMASGFLNMVSYWLFFLSSAIMISSLFVELGPAAAGWTIYPPLSAVAKAMPGSGMGMTLWLVSMAIFIASSLLGSLNYVVTVINMRTKGMSMTRLPLTIWAFFVTAIIGIVSFPVLFAAALLLIMDRSFGTSFFLSDIYIKGEVLAHQGGSPVLFEHLFWFLGHPEVYIVLLPALGITSEIIATNSRKPIFGYRAMVASILAIAFLSTIVWGHHMFVSGMNPFLGSVFTFTTLLIAIPSAVKAFNYITTLWKGNLQLNPAMLFSIGLVSTFITGGLTGIILGDSTLDINVHDTYFVVAHFHLVMGISALYGLFAGVYHWFPKMFNKMMNKNLGYAHFWLTAIGAYGVFFPMHFIGMAGLPRRYYTNTNFPYFDDLADTNQLITYFAIATALAQLIFVYNFVKSIFYGKKAPANPWKSNTLEWTTGDKHIHGNWDGPIPHVHRWAYDYSKVNENGEYVIPGQDYAPQHIPLQDGEEEMNH, encoded by the coding sequence ATGGGACAAGTGATTGCAGCAGCAACAGAGCATGGACATGATGATGGTCACCACCATCACAAAGAAACATTTGTAACAAAATACATTTTCTCAACTGATCATAAGATGATTGCTAAGCAATATCTTATTACTGGACTAATCATGGGTGCTATTGGTATCTTGATGTCTGTTTTAATGAGAATGCAAATTGCAAATCCAGAGCAGCCTAATGTTATTTTTGAGGCGTTATTAGGTAAATGGGCACCAGGTGGTGTTATGGATCCTAATATTTATTTAGCCTTAGTTACTATTCATGGTACCATAATGGTATTCTTTGTACTAACGGCTGGTTTGAGTGGTACATTTTCTAATTTCTTGATTCCATTGCAAATTGGAGCACGTGATATGGCTTCAGGGTTTTTGAACATGGTATCATATTGGTTATTTTTCTTATCATCTGCAATAATGATTAGTTCATTATTTGTAGAGTTAGGACCTGCAGCGGCTGGTTGGACTATTTATCCTCCACTTAGTGCAGTTGCTAAGGCAATGCCAGGTTCTGGAATGGGGATGACTTTATGGTTGGTGTCGATGGCTATTTTTATCGCATCTTCTTTATTAGGTTCATTAAACTATGTGGTAACAGTGATTAACATGCGTACAAAAGGTATGTCAATGACTAGATTACCGTTAACAATATGGGCGTTTTTTGTAACTGCTATTATCGGTATTGTTTCTTTCCCAGTTTTATTTGCAGCAGCATTATTACTAATCATGGATAGAAGTTTTGGAACATCTTTCTTCTTATCTGATATTTATATTAAAGGTGAAGTTCTTGCACATCAAGGTGGTTCTCCTGTTTTATTTGAGCACCTTTTTTGGTTCTTAGGTCACCCAGAAGTTTATATCGTATTATTACCAGCGCTAGGTATTACATCTGAAATCATTGCAACTAATTCACGTAAACCTATCTTTGGTTATAGAGCGATGGTGGCGTCTATTTTAGCGATAGCGTTCTTGTCAACAATTGTATGGGGTCACCACATGTTTGTATCTGGTATGAATCCTTTCTTAGGTTCAGTATTTACTTTTACAACACTATTAATTGCTATACCATCTGCAGTAAAAGCGTTTAACTATATTACTACATTATGGAAGGGTAATTTGCAGCTTAATCCTGCAATGTTATTCTCTATAGGTCTTGTTTCTACATTTATTACTGGTGGTTTAACTGGTATTATTTTAGGAGATAGTACTTTGGATATTAACGTTCACGATACCTATTTTGTGGTAGCACACTTCCACCTAGTAATGGGAATATCTGCTTTATACGGATTGTTTGCTGGTGTGTACCACTGGTTCCCTAAGATGTTTAATAAGATGATGAACAAAAACTTAGGTTATGCACATTTCTGGTTAACTGCAATTGGCGCTTATGGAGTGTTTTTCCCAATGCATTTTATCGGTATGGCCGGTTTGCCACGTCGTTATTATACTAATACTAACTTTCCATACTTTGATGATCTTGCAGATACAAATCAGTTGATAACTTACTTTGCAATCGCTACAGCTCTAGCTCAATTGATATTTGTTTACAATTTTGTTAAGTCAATATTTTATGGTAAGAAAGCACCTGCTAATCCATGGAAATCTAATACACTAGAATGGACTACTGGCGATAAGCATATTCACGGTAACTGGGATGGTCCTATTCCTCATGTTCACAGATGGGCTTATGATTATTCAAAGGTTAATGAAAATGGAGAGTACGTTATACCTGGTCAGGATTATGCGCCACAACATATTCCATTACAAGATGGAGAAGAAGAAATGAATCACTAA
- a CDS encoding DUF3341 domain-containing protein → MSDKTIHALYTDDDVLLGAVKQVREKHYHIEEVFTPFPVHGLEKAMGIADTRLAINAFLYGLVGLTVATVMMNYIMIQDWPQNIGGKPSFSYLENMPAFVPIMFELTVFFAAHLMVITFYLRSRLWPFKSAENPDVRTTDDHFLMEIDATGKDIEEMSKFLHDTGAVEIKIIDKDAH, encoded by the coding sequence ATGTCAGATAAAACTATACACGCTCTTTATACTGATGATGATGTTTTACTCGGTGCAGTAAAACAAGTCAGAGAAAAGCATTATCACATTGAAGAGGTTTTTACTCCTTTTCCTGTGCACGGACTAGAAAAAGCAATGGGTATTGCAGATACTCGTTTAGCTATCAATGCATTCCTTTATGGTCTCGTTGGTCTTACGGTGGCTACTGTAATGATGAATTATATCATGATTCAGGACTGGCCACAAAATATTGGAGGAAAGCCTAGTTTTTCTTATTTAGAAAACATGCCAGCATTTGTGCCTATCATGTTTGAGCTTACTGTATTTTTTGCGGCTCACTTAATGGTTATCACTTTCTATCTTAGAAGTAGATTATGGCCGTTTAAGTCTGCTGAAAATCCAGATGTTCGCACTACAGATGATCACTTCTTGATGGAGATCGATGCTACTGGAAAAGATATTGAAGAAATGAGTAAATTTTTACATGACACTGGTGCTGTAGAAATAAAAATAATTGACAAAGACGCACACTAA
- a CDS encoding quinol:cytochrome C oxidoreductase, translating into MYKVSSKLKIFAFVLIGLGALLTIGGFLSAPASEDAVREMLAQEAAHGDNHGAAVDTHQVASQDTHGQVDSSSDHDDHASSHESDHVEHLYHQLANKPWSALYVACFFFFMIALGCTAFYAIQKVAQAGWSPGLFRVMEGISSYLLIGGVLMFVLLLATGLGANHIFTWMNPGVAEVGHENYDALVAGKTGFLNVPFWLIRAGAFLVGWNLYRWNIRKFSLKQDEEPEGNVWYKKGFKHSAMFLVFFIVTESIMSWDWIMSFDPHWFSTLFGWYVFASMFVSGITVIALVTIYLKSRGHLEFINDSHIHDLAKFMFGISIFWTYLWFSQFMLIWYSNIPEEVTYFITRIEDYNILFFGMVAINFLFPLLILMNSDFKRVNWFVVTAGIFILLGHYLDIYVMVMPATVGESWFIGMPEIGSFMLFAGIFLLVIFNTISKAPLLAKGDPFIGESKHFHY; encoded by the coding sequence ATGTACAAAGTTTCAAGTAAATTAAAAATTTTCGCATTTGTCCTAATTGGATTAGGGGCTTTACTTACCATAGGTGGGTTTTTAAGCGCACCTGCTTCTGAGGATGCAGTAAGAGAAATGTTAGCACAGGAAGCTGCACATGGTGATAATCATGGTGCCGCTGTAGATACTCATCAAGTGGCGTCACAAGATACTCATGGTCAGGTAGATTCATCGAGTGATCATGATGATCATGCTTCAAGTCATGAATCTGATCATGTAGAGCATTTATATCATCAATTAGCAAATAAGCCTTGGTCAGCATTATATGTTGCATGCTTTTTCTTTTTTATGATAGCCTTAGGTTGTACAGCGTTTTATGCTATCCAAAAGGTAGCTCAGGCTGGATGGTCTCCTGGGTTATTTAGAGTAATGGAAGGTATTAGTAGTTACTTATTAATCGGCGGTGTATTAATGTTCGTTTTGTTACTTGCAACTGGTTTAGGGGCTAATCATATTTTTACGTGGATGAATCCTGGTGTAGCTGAAGTAGGTCATGAAAACTATGATGCTTTAGTTGCTGGTAAGACAGGTTTTTTAAATGTGCCATTCTGGTTAATAAGAGCTGGTGCGTTCTTAGTAGGATGGAACCTATACAGATGGAATATCCGAAAGTTCTCTCTAAAACAAGATGAAGAGCCAGAAGGAAATGTATGGTATAAAAAAGGATTTAAGCATTCTGCCATGTTTCTAGTATTCTTTATAGTAACTGAATCTATCATGTCTTGGGATTGGATCATGAGTTTTGATCCTCACTGGTTCTCTACCTTATTCGGTTGGTACGTATTTGCTAGTATGTTTGTTAGTGGTATTACGGTAATAGCATTAGTAACTATTTATTTGAAGTCTAGAGGGCATTTAGAATTCATCAATGATTCACACATTCACGATCTAGCAAAGTTCATGTTTGGTATCAGTATATTTTGGACTTATCTATGGTTTTCTCAATTCATGTTAATCTGGTATTCTAATATTCCAGAGGAAGTAACATATTTCATTACTAGAATCGAGGACTATAATATTTTGTTCTTTGGTATGGTAGCAATTAATTTCTTATTCCCGTTATTAATTCTAATGAATTCCGACTTTAAACGCGTGAATTGGTTTGTTGTAACTGCAGGTATATTTATATTACTTGGTCACTATTTAGATATTTATGTAATGGTTATGCCAGCTACTGTTGGTGAATCATGGTTCATAGGTATGCCTGAAATAGGATCCTTTATGTTATTTGCTGGTATATTCTTACTTGTAATATTCAATACCATTTCAAAAGCTCCGTTACTTGCAAAAGGAGATCCATTTATTGGAGAAAGTAAACATTTTCACTATTAA